The bacterium genomic sequence CAAGTGTTTAGGTCGGGTGTTTGCTGTTCAATCGCTACTTGGGCGGTGTGTTTTTTCCGCCCGTTTCATTCGTCCCGCCTGCATCGCCGCTTCCCGCAAAAGAAACTCAATTTGGCCATTGAGGCTGCGCAGATCATCATCCGCCCATCGGTGTAAAAGTTCATAGAGCCGGCGGTCGATGCGCAGCAGCAATTTTTTTTCATCTCTCATGAATAGATGGTACCTGTGTTGACGACCGCCTGGGTGGCGTTTTCCGATACCAACACCACCAGTAGATTGTTGACCATCGAGGCTTTACGCTCTTCATCCAGGGTCACCAGGTTTTGCTCCTGAAGCCGATTGATCGCCATTTCCACCATGCCCACCGCGCCGTCGACGATCTTTTGTCGCGCAGCGATGATGGCCTGCGCCTGTTGCCGCCGCAGCATGGCCTGGGCGATCTCAGGCGAATACGCCAGATGCGTGATCCTCGCCTCCAACACCTCCACGCCGGCGGTGCTCAGACGGGCCTGCAGCTCCTTTTTCAACGTCTCCGCCACTTCGTCCGGCGCGCCGCGCAAAGAGGTCTCCCGGTGATCCTCTGCATCATAGGCATAATGGTTAGCCAAAGAACGGATGGCGGTTTCACTCTGAATAGCGACGAAATGTTCATAGTGATCGACA encodes the following:
- a CDS encoding SPFH domain-containing protein, producing MNSCKEKQGWSINGFPMLLLVILLVAFGIWMIIRLQPFWIVVSFLLVGLLLPGFFVIAPNQARVLMFFGRYVGTVRQTGLSWTNPFTLKRMISLRMRNFNSEKLKVNDAAGNPIEIAAVIVWKVVDTAKAVFDVDHYEHFVAIQSETAIRSLANHYAYDAEDHRETSLRGAPDEVAETLKKELQARLSTAGVEVLEARITHLAYSPEIAQAMLRRQQAQAIIAARQKIVDGAVGMVEMAINRLQEQNLVTLDEERKASMVNNLLVVLVSENATQAVVNTGTIYS